A single genomic interval of Argopecten irradians isolate NY chromosome 8, Ai_NY, whole genome shotgun sequence harbors:
- the LOC138329757 gene encoding uncharacterized protein: MQRHIDNARRKKDEIKAILKKDDDKLVEMTDIILDDDDDEDDDVVEVSPVTFIPRMIDVPQLEQLFGCLTSQPTGHTGKRHDGTTGHNGKRPDGTTVVYPLSVSSVDRGSDCVAPLRHNTVAQASERNQESTSGTLHQTGLRCAKLIRSFSCSSNTFVKSYAHEILPFKKRSCWINLVDKKKLKEMNINGEIKETFKHYLNVCGACVSPGEPDSMLLCCQEDMSIKQLTSVRGQTGFERRMIDFLSTKPLYPRCACRYTDEIYVTLVDDTDLKPTRNSIRCVVTYKNKTETNRVEKDAFGDAIFVKPSRVKINKKGDTLAVINRTDKDNTHLVLLNKNLTVKLRYLGDKLRILHNERFNSLMYTPESPYAITDVEFFDEDCLIVSEQYSRCIELLSGDYQRLLTIVPQEAAMPYSIALYAGTLWVGYFDAQVKVYEIKVED, translated from the coding sequence ATGCAACGTCACATTGACAATGCACGCCGgaaaaaagatgaaataaaggCCATTCTAAAAAAGGATGATGATAAATTAGTTGAAATGACAGACATCATCTTagatgacgacgacgatgaAGACGACGACGTGGTAGAAGTCTCGCCTGTAACATTCATTCCAAGAATGATTGACGTTCCACAATTAGAGCAATTGTTCGGTTGTTTAACATCACAGCCAACTGGACATACCGGGAAACGACACGATGGCACAACAGGACACAACGGGAAACGACCCGATGGTACGACTGTGGTATACCCACTATCGGTTAGTTCTGTCGATAGAGGCTCTGACTGTGTAGCCCCTTTACGCCACAACACAGTGGCACAAGCCTCGGAGAGAAATCAGGAAAGTACATCTGGGACGCTACACCAAACTGGATTACGATGTGCTAAACTAATACGGTCTTTCTCATGCTCttcaaatacatttgtaaaatcATATGCCCACGAAATATTACCGTTCAAAAAGAGATCGTGTTGGATTAATCTCGTTGACAAAAAgaaactcaaagaaatgaataTAAACGGCGAGATCAAAGAAACATTCAAACACTACCTGAATGTCTGTGGTGCATGTGTTTCACCTGGGGAACCAGATTCAATGTTGCTTTGTTGTCAAGAGGACATGAGTATCAAACAGCTAACATCGGTCAGAGGACAGACAGGATTTGAGCGTCGGATGATTGATTTCTTGTCAACCAAACCTCTTTATCCTCGATGTGCGTGTCGATATACGGATGAAATTTACGTGACTCTCGTTGATGATACAGATTTGAAGCCAACTAGGAATAGTATCAGGTGTGTGGTAACATACAAGAACAAAACCGAGACAAACCGTGTCGAAAAAGATGCCTTTGGAGACGCCATATTCGTCAAACCTAGTCGTGTGAAAATAAACAAGAAAGGCGACACGTTGGCCGTGATAAATCGTACCGATAAAGACAACACTCACCTGGTTCTCTTAAACAAGAACCTGACCGTGAAACTACGTTACCTTGGCGATAAACTACGGATACTACACAATGAACGCTTCAATAGCTTGATGTACACACCAGAATCGCCATACGCAATCACCGATGTAGAATTCTTTGATGAGGATTGTCTCATCGTATCTGAGCAGTATAGCCGATGTATTGAGCTTCTCTCAGGTGACTACCAGCGCTTGTTGACTATAGTCCCGCAAGAAGCAGCCATGCCTT